One part of the Tachysurus vachellii isolate PV-2020 chromosome 6, HZAU_Pvac_v1, whole genome shotgun sequence genome encodes these proteins:
- the nolc1 gene encoding nucleolar and coiled-body phosphoprotein 1 isoform X4, with protein MAAGSSVPSDLYQHVYTFLLENKFTKAAKEFLKQAKVKPQDQNEDGLLDIFSFWVKSRGATKRKALPKGPEVNGPCAKKAKKDEESSSEEESSSDEEDATPVQKPAQVPVKKAAAAVPVKKAAAAVPVKKAAESSSSEDSSDSEDEATTKVPVKKVTAVKPAVSSPATAARKKDTSSSSEESDSEEESAKPAAKGAKPMAVTPKPKAAPKAPAQKKQESSSSEESSSDSEDEAPAKAAVKAAAPKKVPAPAKAASSSSSDDDSSDEEEEKAPPSKKPKAGTYSAVPPPVAKSTPAPATKQDSSDSSEDSSDEEEEKKAPAPAKAVTAKAVTPKPVAKKDESSSDSSDSSSEDETKKPAAKAAPPKAAPPKAKAPAVPKKTVAAPAKKEDDSSSSSDDDEKETKKPPTKTTPAKAVPAAKATPAKKESSSSSSSEDSDDEDEEPTTKTPVAKATPAKATPAKATPAKATEESSSSSSEESDDEDEKAKTTAKPVPVKTPPAKATPAKKAESSSSDSDSSEDEAPAKPAAQTPKSTPKPAATPKTALTPKTPSKPAESSSDSDSSSDEEEPPKKAAAPPATKAAPPKSKPAAESSSSDLDSSSDEDEKTKVKPVTAAKPNVTPTSTKKAESSSSDSSDSSDSEAEAKKTTPAKPPVTKTTTPKTPTAKTPVSKAAESSSSSEESSDDEEEETKAPVKSTPVAKSTPTATAKPKPESSSSESSSSEEEEVKTPKTPTAANGTGGKRKRAEEDEEDEATSKKTPKNKKPVNVTPHSFPKAKQKNGNTPFRRIREEDIEVDPRLTDNSFNAKLGASGDYGEKANDVLKYTKGKSFRHEKTKKKRGSYRGGAISTSINSIKFDSD; from the exons ATGGCGGCTGGTAGCTCGGTCCCTAGTGATCTCTACCAACACGTTTATACGTTTCTTTTAGAAAACAAGTTCACCAAAGCCGCCAAGGAGTTTCTAAAACAAGCTAAAGTC aagCCTCAGGACCAAAACGAAGACGGACTCCTTGACATCTTTAGTTTTTGGGTTAA GTCTCGGGGGGCAACGAAACGGAAAGCTCTCCCCAAAGGTCCTGAGGTTAATGGACCGTGTGCGAAGAAAGCAAAGAAGGATGAGGAGAGTTCTAGTGAAGAGGAATCGAGCAGTGATGAGGAAGATGCAACGCCTGTCCAGAAACCAGCTCAAG TGCCGGTGAAAAAGGCAGCGGCTGCAGTGCCGGTGAAAAAGGCAGCGGCTGCCGTGCCGGTGAAAAAGGCAGCAGAGTCCAGCAGCAGTGAAGACTCTAGTGACTCTGAAGATGAAGCCACCACTAAAGTCCCAGTAAAG AAAGTCACAGCTGTGAAGCCTGCAGTGTCGTCCCCTGCAACAGCAGCCAGGAAGAAGGACACCAGCTCCAGCAGTGAGGAGTCTGACTCAGAGGAAGAATCAGCCAAGCCTGCAGCCAAAG GAGCCAAGCCTATGGCTGTGACCCCTAAACCCAAGGCCGCTCCTAAAGCCCCAGCTCAGAAAAAACAGGAGAGCAGCAGCAGTGAGGAAAGCTCAAGTGACTCTGAAGATGAGGCTCCAGCAAAG GCAGCAGTAAAAGCCGCTGCCCCGAAGAAGGTTCCAGCTCCGGCCAAAGccgccagcagcagcagcagcgatgATGACTCTtcagatgaggaggaggaaaaggctCCTCCCAGTAAAAAACCCAAAGCAG GTACGTACAGTGCGGTTCCTCCACCTGTAGCTAAGAGTACCCCTGCTCCAGCAACTAAACAGGACTCATCAGACAGCAGCGAAGACAGCAGTGAcgaggaggaagaaaagaaagctcCTG CACCTGCAAAGGCTGTGACTGCAAAGGCTGTGACTCCCAAACCTGTGGCGAAGAAGGATGAGTCAAGTTCAGACAGCTCTG ATTCAAGCTCAGAGGATGAAACAAAGAAACCAGCTGCCAAAGCAGCTCCACCTAAAGCAGCTCCACCTAAAGCTAAAGCCCCAGCAGTTCCCAAGAAGACTGTGGCAGCTCCTGCGAAGAAGGAAGACGACTCCTCTTCAAGCTCTGATGATGACGAGAAGGAGACAAAGAAGCCACCCACCAAGACAACACCGGCAAAAGCTGTCCCAGCTGCTAAGGCCACTCCTGCCAAGAAGgaatcctcctcatcctctagCTCTGAGGattcagatgatgaagatgaggaaccaacaacaaaaactcCTGTAGCCAAGGCCACCCCGGCCAAGGCCACCCCGGCCAAGGCCACCCCGGCCAAGGCCACAGAAGAGTCGTCCTCTTCCAGTTCGGAGGAGTCTGATGACGAGGATGAAAAAGCAAAAACGACTGCTAAACCTGTCCCGGTTAAGACTCCTCCAGCAAAAGCCACACCCGCAAAGAAAGCAGAGTCCTCAAGCTCAG aCTCTGATAGCTCAGAAGACGAGGCTCCTGCCAAACCTGCAGCTCAAACGCCTAAATCCACACCCAAACCAGCAGCTACTCCGAAGACTGCATTAACACCCAAGACTCCATCCAAGCCAGCAGAGAGCAGCTCAGACTCGGACAGCTCTTCCGATGAGGAGGAGCCTCCGAAGAAAGCTGCCGCACCTCCCGCCACTAAAGCAGCACCACCTAAATCTAAACCCGCAGCAGAGTCCAGCAGCAGTGACTTGGACAGCTCCAGCGACGAAGACGAGAAGACTAAAGTGAAACCTGTTACCGCAGCTAAGCCTAATGTGACTCCAACAAGCACAAAGAAGGCTGAGAGCAGCAGCTCCGACTCTTCAGACAGCTCGGATTCAGAGGCCGAAGCCAAGAAAACGACTCCGGCCAAACCTCCCGTCACCAAAACAACAACTCCTAAAACCCCAACCGCAAAAACGCCCGTCTCGAAGGCTGCAGAGTCATCGTCCTCCAGCGAAGAGAGCTcagatgatgaggaggaggagaccaAAGCACCAGTAAAATCCACACCTGTGGCAAAAAGCACACCCACTGCTACAGCAAAGCCGAAGCCTGAGAGCAGCTCATCAGAGAGCTCTTcatctgaggaagaggaggtgaAAACTCCCAAGACTCCAACTGCAGCAAATG gtACCGGCGGCAAAAGAAAGAGGGCagaggaggacgaggaggacGAGGCCACTTCAAAGAAAACACCCAAAAACAAAAAGCCTGTTAACGTCACTCCTCATTCCTTCCCCAAGGCCAAACAGAAG AATGGCAATACTCCTTTCCGTAGAATAAGAGAGGAGGATATTGAGGTAGACCCGCGTCTGACAGACAATTCCTTCAACGCCAAG TTGGGAGCGAGTGGAGATTATGGCGAGAAGGCTAACGACGTGCTTAAGTACACCAAAGGCAAGTCCTTCAGacatgaaaagacaaaaaagaagcGCGGCAGCTACAGAGGAGGTGCCATCTCTACCTCCATCAACTCCATCAAATTTGACAGTGACTGA